CGCCGAAGGGGGACATCTTCATCAACACGACGGGGAACCCGTACATGGCGTCGGGCGGCATGGGCGACGCCTTGACCGGGATGATCGCGGCGCTCGCCTCCCAGGGACTCTCGCCGAACGACGCCGCCTGCGCGGGCGTCTTCCTGCACGGCATGTCGGCCGACCTTCTGGTGCGCGACCACCCGATGACCCCGGTGACGGCGAGCGACGTGATCGGCAACATCCGCGGGGCGCTGCAGCACACGCTCGGCGAACCCCCGCCGGAAGAGTAAAGCCATGTCGGCGGAGCAGCCGGTCCTCCTGATTACCTTGATGTCTGAAAAAGAGCATTTGCGGTTCACATCGGATTCGCCCGAGGATACCCTTTCGATCGCGCGGGCGTTGGGCGCGGCGCTTCGTCCCGGCGACGTCGTCGCGCTGTACGGCGACCTCGGGGCGGGGAAGACGCTCTTCTGCAAGGGGGTGGGGGAGGCGCTGGGGATCCCGCCCGACCGGATCGTCAGCCCGACCTTCACGATCGTGACGGAGCACGCGGGGCCGGTCCCGCTCGCGCACATCGACGTCTACCGCCTTTCGGGCGCGCGGGAAGCGGACGAGATCGGGATGCGCGAGCTCCTGTCGGGCGACGGCGTCTGCCTGGTGGAGTGGGCGGAAAAGATCGAGGAACTGTTGCCAACGGATTGTATACGGGTTAAATTCACCATTTCGGGCGACGACCGCAG
Above is a genomic segment from Deltaproteobacteria bacterium containing:
- the tsaE gene encoding tRNA (adenosine(37)-N6)-threonylcarbamoyltransferase complex ATPase subunit type 1 TsaE; amino-acid sequence: MSAEQPVLLITLMSEKEHLRFTSDSPEDTLSIARALGAALRPGDVVALYGDLGAGKTLFCKGVGEALGIPPDRIVSPTFTIVTEHAGPVPLAHIDVYRLSGAREADEIGMRELLSGDGVCLVEWAEKIEELLPTDCIRVKFTISGDDRREIAIAAPDHPRFDDFRARSQRFQLR